In Lysobacter firmicutimachus, one genomic interval encodes:
- a CDS encoding FKBP-type peptidyl-prolyl cis-trans isomerase, producing the protein MPAAPLTAAELGDDKARISYVVGRDFARSIEPIRGELDPQIVLRAIRDAQAGAQPLFDDAGSRKIREGFSAALRDKQDRAQQALAARNLDSGRAFLERNAGVAGVRRTASGLQYQVLKEGRGVHPKASDTVRVNYIGRLPDGSKFESTYDTDHPAEFVLDRVMPGWTEGVQLMTPGSRYRFWVPSQLAYGERGVPGQIEPNTVLDFEIELLEIAGVGGTSGAE; encoded by the coding sequence GTGCCCGCGGCGCCGCTGACCGCGGCCGAGCTGGGCGACGACAAGGCGCGCATCAGCTACGTGGTCGGCCGCGACTTCGCCCGCAGCATCGAACCGATTCGCGGCGAACTGGACCCGCAGATCGTGCTGCGCGCGATCCGCGATGCCCAGGCCGGCGCCCAGCCGCTGTTCGACGATGCGGGCAGCCGCAAGATCCGCGAAGGCTTCAGCGCCGCGCTGCGCGACAAGCAGGATCGGGCGCAGCAGGCGCTGGCGGCGCGCAATCTCGACAGCGGCCGCGCCTTCCTGGAGCGCAATGCCGGCGTCGCCGGCGTGCGCCGCACCGCGTCGGGCCTGCAGTACCAAGTGCTGAAAGAAGGGAGGGGCGTTCATCCCAAGGCCAGCGACACGGTACGGGTGAACTACATCGGCCGCCTGCCCGACGGCAGCAAGTTCGAAAGCACGTACGACACCGATCACCCGGCCGAGTTCGTGCTCGATCGGGTGATGCCCGGCTGGACCGAAGGCGTGCAACTGATGACGCCCGGCAGCCGCTACCGATTCTGGGTGCCGTCGCAGCTCGCCTATGGCGAACGCGGCGTGCCCGGTCAGATCGAGCCCAATACCGTGCTCGA
- a CDS encoding multicopper oxidase family protein, whose protein sequence is MTDPQRRRFLIGLTVGGAATVAGPIALWRWTGGHGHRFASGPAPDLQLLPPDARFVQPLRLPGGEGLLAEVDLRMPLRLIAQATTQALFPGAPTTLWSYAGASAGRALFNPILHARRGDTVEVELDNRLAEATTIHWHGLAVDEANDGSGLHPVAPGARRRYRYRVDNRAGLYWYHAHPHGRTGVQLQRGLAGLMLVEDDEERALKQRLGMRWGERDLPLMIADKQVGPDNAIVYKDGADDWIGNRVLVNWTPEPYLDVIPAWYRFRLINVANARMLRPCFLHGDRVLPMQLIGTDGGLLERAWPVDDLFLAPAQRADVLVDFGALAPGERVRLRSLEYVAMENEDESGAFAPDPMGDHPGAAAMGEPLDLMELRVIECATERRPPARLPPLEAIAQLPPMPDTRDWPVRALRLRMDEEGRWFINDWNFHLSGHEPAFSVRRGSREVWEIRNSMTSMPHPMHLHGFQFRVLSRSISPPDIRGRQVAAGGLGPQDLGWNDTVVVWPGEIVRLAVDFAQNFAGTQRYMLHCHNLEHEDMGMMLSFAVTD, encoded by the coding sequence ATGACCGATCCGCAACGCCGCCGCTTCCTGATCGGGCTGACCGTCGGTGGCGCGGCGACCGTCGCCGGCCCGATAGCGCTCTGGCGTTGGACCGGCGGACACGGGCATCGCTTCGCCAGCGGCCCCGCGCCGGACCTGCAACTGCTGCCGCCCGACGCGCGCTTCGTGCAGCCGTTGCGCCTGCCCGGCGGCGAAGGCCTGCTAGCCGAGGTCGATCTGCGCATGCCCTTGCGTCTGATCGCGCAGGCCACGACACAAGCGCTGTTTCCTGGTGCGCCGACCACGCTGTGGTCCTATGCCGGCGCGTCCGCCGGCCGTGCCCTGTTCAATCCCATCCTGCACGCGCGCCGCGGCGATACGGTCGAGGTCGAACTCGACAATCGTCTCGCCGAAGCGACCACCATCCATTGGCACGGCCTGGCGGTCGACGAGGCCAACGACGGCAGCGGCCTGCATCCGGTCGCGCCCGGCGCGCGCCGTCGCTATCGTTATCGCGTCGACAACCGCGCCGGCCTGTACTGGTATCACGCCCATCCGCACGGCCGCACCGGCGTGCAGCTGCAGCGCGGGCTGGCCGGGCTGATGTTGGTCGAAGACGACGAAGAGCGCGCGTTGAAACAACGCCTGGGCATGCGTTGGGGCGAGCGCGATCTGCCGCTGATGATCGCCGACAAGCAGGTCGGGCCGGACAATGCCATCGTTTACAAAGACGGCGCCGACGACTGGATCGGCAACCGTGTGCTGGTCAACTGGACGCCCGAGCCCTACCTCGACGTGATCCCGGCCTGGTACCGCTTCCGCCTGATCAACGTCGCCAACGCGCGCATGCTGCGCCCGTGCTTCCTGCATGGCGACCGCGTGCTGCCGATGCAGTTGATCGGAACCGACGGCGGCCTGCTCGAGCGCGCCTGGCCGGTCGACGATCTGTTCCTGGCTCCGGCCCAGCGCGCCGACGTGCTGGTCGACTTCGGCGCACTCGCGCCGGGCGAGCGGGTGCGGCTGCGCAGCCTGGAGTACGTGGCGATGGAGAACGAGGACGAGTCCGGCGCCTTCGCGCCCGATCCGATGGGCGATCATCCCGGCGCGGCGGCGATGGGCGAGCCCCTGGACCTGATGGAACTGCGGGTGATCGAGTGCGCCACCGAACGTCGACCGCCGGCGCGGTTGCCGCCGCTGGAGGCGATCGCGCAGCTGCCGCCGATGCCGGACACGCGCGACTGGCCGGTGCGCGCGCTGCGCTTGCGCATGGACGAGGAAGGCCGTTGGTTCATCAACGACTGGAATTTCCATCTCTCCGGCCACGAGCCGGCGTTCTCGGTACGGCGCGGCAGCCGCGAGGTGTGGGAGATCCGCAACAGCATGACCAGCATGCCGCATCCGATGCACCTGCACGGCTTCCAGTTCCGCGTGCTCTCGCGCAGCATCAGCCCGCCGGACATCCGCGGACGCCAGGTCGCCGCGGGCGGCCTGGGGCCGCAGGACCTGGGCTGGAACGACACCGTGGTGGTCTGGCCGGGCGAAATCGTGCGCCTGGCGGTCGACTTCGCCCAGAATTTCGCCGGCACTCAACGCTACATGCTGCATTGTCACAACCTTGAGCACGAGGACATGGGCATGATGCTGAGCTTCGCGGTGACCGATTGA
- a CDS encoding TetR/AcrR family transcriptional regulator, producing MSDTPAPARRLPKADRREQLLDTAMNIVREQGSDALTLGYLAERAGVSKPIAYEHFGTRAGLLIALYRQIDERQCAIQAQAFERAPKRLGDVARLIGESYMSCFRTAGPEYHAIFAALKGDEEMERVQQELLEGYVAFYRGLLAPYAKFDDEELQRRCVAIVGAGDALSREMTHGRIAEADAAATMTAMILGAMRA from the coding sequence ATGAGCGACACCCCCGCCCCGGCCCGGCGCCTGCCCAAGGCCGATCGCCGCGAGCAATTGCTGGACACGGCGATGAACATCGTCCGCGAACAAGGCAGCGACGCCCTCACCCTCGGCTACCTCGCCGAGCGCGCCGGGGTCAGCAAGCCGATCGCCTACGAACACTTCGGCACCCGTGCGGGGCTGCTGATCGCGTTGTACCGGCAGATCGACGAGCGCCAGTGCGCGATCCAGGCCCAGGCCTTCGAGCGCGCACCCAAGCGCCTGGGCGACGTCGCGCGGCTGATCGGCGAGTCCTACATGAGCTGCTTCCGCACGGCGGGCCCGGAGTACCACGCGATCTTCGCCGCGCTGAAGGGCGACGAAGAGATGGAACGGGTACAGCAGGAGCTGCTCGAAGGCTATGTCGCGTTCTACCGCGGCTTGCTGGCGCCGTATGCCAAGTTCGACGACGAGGAGCTGCAACGCCGCTGCGTCGCCATCGTCGGCGCCGGCGACGCGCTGTCGCGCGAGATGACCCACGGCCGCATCGCCGAAGCGGACGCCGCCGCGACCATGACGGCGATGATTCTGGGAGCGATGCGCGCTTAG
- a CDS encoding RNA polymerase sigma factor codes for MTATSSHLGATHRAIDAVWRIESAKVIAGLTRMVRDVGLAEELAQDALVSALERWPETGVPDNPGAWLMQTAKHRAIDRLRRKKLLDRKHEEIGREIEAGQDEIEEAFFDRLDDDIGDDLLRLVFISCHPVLSTEARVALTLRLLGGLTTDEIARAFLAAEPTIAQRIVRAKRTLADAQVPFEVPRGEELEQRLASVLEVIYLVFNEGYSATAGDDWMRPGLCEDALRLGRILAGLMPRAAEVHGLVALMEIQASRAKARTGPDGQPILLLEQDRTRWDRIQIQRGLDALERAARLSDGNGPYTLQAAIAACHARAPTAQDTPWPRIAALYQRLALLTPSPVIELNRAVALSMAFGPAVGLQLADSLLEEPAMKQYHLLPSVRGDLLLKLGRREEARAEFERAAALTRNARERELLLARAAEIGPA; via the coding sequence GTGACGGCCACCTCTTCCCATCTCGGCGCGACCCATCGCGCCATCGACGCAGTCTGGCGCATCGAGTCGGCCAAGGTCATCGCCGGCCTGACCCGCATGGTGCGCGACGTCGGCCTGGCCGAGGAACTGGCCCAGGACGCGTTGGTGTCCGCGCTGGAGCGCTGGCCGGAGACCGGCGTGCCGGACAATCCCGGCGCCTGGCTGATGCAGACCGCCAAGCATCGCGCGATCGACCGCCTGCGGCGCAAGAAACTGCTCGACCGCAAGCACGAGGAGATCGGGCGCGAGATCGAAGCCGGCCAGGACGAGATCGAAGAGGCGTTCTTCGACCGGCTCGACGACGACATCGGCGACGACTTGCTGCGCCTGGTGTTCATCTCCTGCCATCCGGTGCTGTCGACCGAGGCCCGCGTCGCTCTGACCCTGCGCCTGCTCGGCGGTTTGACCACCGACGAGATCGCGCGCGCCTTCCTCGCCGCCGAGCCGACTATCGCCCAGCGCATCGTCCGCGCCAAGCGCACCCTGGCCGACGCCCAGGTGCCGTTCGAAGTGCCGCGCGGCGAGGAGCTGGAGCAGCGTCTGGCATCGGTGCTGGAGGTGATCTACCTGGTCTTTAACGAGGGCTACTCGGCCACCGCCGGCGACGACTGGATGCGGCCGGGATTGTGCGAAGACGCCTTGCGCCTGGGCCGCATCCTCGCCGGTTTGATGCCCAGGGCGGCCGAGGTCCATGGCCTGGTCGCGCTGATGGAAATCCAGGCCTCGCGCGCCAAGGCGCGCACCGGCCCGGACGGGCAGCCGATCCTGCTGCTGGAACAGGACCGCACGCGCTGGGACCGAATCCAGATCCAGCGCGGCCTGGATGCGCTGGAGCGCGCGGCACGCCTGTCCGACGGCAATGGTCCGTACACGCTGCAGGCGGCGATCGCCGCCTGCCATGCGCGCGCGCCGACCGCGCAGGACACGCCGTGGCCGCGCATCGCCGCGCTGTACCAGCGGCTGGCCTTGCTGACGCCGTCGCCGGTGATCGAACTCAACCGCGCGGTGGCGTTGTCGATGGCGTTCGGGCCGGCGGTCGGTCTGCAACTGGCCGACAGCCTGCTCGAAGAGCCGGCGATGAAGCAGTACCACCTGCTGCCGAGCGTGCGCGGCGACCTGTTGCTCAAGCTCGGCCGGCGCGAGGAGGCGCGCGCCGAGTTCGAGCGTGCCGCGGCGTTGACCCGCAACGCGCGCGAGCGCGAGCTGCTGCTCGCCCGCGCCGCCGAGATCGGTCCGGCCTAG
- a CDS encoding VOC family protein, whose amino-acid sequence MQLSTYLSFDGDCREAFEFYARTLGGEVVAMMTFADNPGCEEIGPEERNKVMHACYRLDGFELMGTDATALYPYRGVTGAHVALGLSDVAEAERIFAALADGGTVQMPLQQTFWAQRYGIVADRFGVPWMINCAEAPCVA is encoded by the coding sequence ATGCAACTGAGCACCTATCTCTCGTTCGACGGCGACTGCCGCGAAGCCTTCGAGTTCTACGCCCGCACGCTCGGCGGCGAGGTCGTCGCGATGATGACCTTCGCCGACAACCCCGGCTGCGAGGAGATCGGCCCGGAAGAGCGCAACAAGGTCATGCACGCCTGCTACCGGCTCGACGGGTTCGAGCTGATGGGCACCGACGCCACGGCGCTCTATCCCTATCGCGGCGTGACCGGCGCGCATGTGGCCCTGGGGCTGAGCGACGTCGCCGAAGCCGAACGCATCTTCGCCGCGCTGGCCGACGGCGGCACCGTGCAGATGCCGCTGCAACAGACCTTCTGGGCGCAGCGCTACGGCATCGTCGCCGACCGCTTCGGCGTACCGTGGATGATCAACTGCGCCGAAGCGCCCTGCGTGGCTTGA
- a CDS encoding YciI family protein: MKFMLIVKADPDSESGRQPEPALSQAMDAYNQALVRAGVLLAAEGLRPSAQGARVHFDGAERRVVAGPFPETEQLVAGFWLIQARSLEEAIEWVKRVPNPDGLRSQIEIRRVFDQIDFAPEPDAEPQRPEPRPRDAGAARAH; encoded by the coding sequence ATGAAATTCATGCTGATAGTGAAGGCCGACCCGGACAGCGAATCGGGCCGGCAGCCGGAGCCGGCGCTGTCGCAGGCGATGGACGCCTACAACCAGGCCTTGGTCCGCGCCGGGGTGTTGCTCGCCGCCGAGGGCCTGCGCCCCAGCGCGCAGGGCGCGCGCGTGCACTTCGACGGCGCCGAGCGTCGGGTGGTCGCCGGTCCGTTTCCCGAAACCGAGCAATTGGTGGCCGGTTTCTGGCTGATCCAGGCGCGTTCGCTGGAAGAAGCGATCGAATGGGTCAAGCGCGTGCCCAACCCCGACGGCCTGCGCTCGCAGATCGAGATTCGCCGCGTGTTCGACCAGATCGATTTCGCGCCCGAACCGGACGCGGAGCCGCAACGCCCCGAGCCGCGTCCGCGCGACGCCGGCGCCGCCCGCGCTCATTGA
- a CDS encoding ArsR/SmtB family transcription factor, which translates to MSVDSLSTTFAALADPTRRAILARLAQGEAGVTELAEPFQMSLPAISKHIKVLERAGLIARGREAQWRPCRLEPARLQEISGWLDRYRAFWDQRLDRLDDYLQQWQKTSGARDGRDAG; encoded by the coding sequence ATGTCCGTGGATTCGCTCAGCACCACTTTTGCGGCCCTGGCCGATCCGACCCGGCGCGCGATCCTGGCGCGCCTGGCGCAAGGCGAGGCCGGCGTGACCGAGCTGGCCGAACCGTTCCAGATGAGCCTGCCGGCGATTTCCAAGCACATCAAAGTCCTGGAGCGCGCCGGACTGATCGCGCGCGGCCGCGAGGCGCAGTGGCGACCGTGCCGCCTGGAACCGGCCCGGCTGCAGGAGATCTCCGGTTGGCTGGATCGGTATCGCGCGTTCTGGGATCAGCGGCTGGACCGGCTCGACGATTACCTGCAGCAATGGCAGAAGACGAGCGGCGCACGCGATGGTCGCGATGCCGGTTGA
- a CDS encoding acyltransferase → MSRLPGLDLLRAIAIVWVMFFHAAGAGLGSPFMPMSQFGWMGVDLFFVLSGYLIGWQVLRPLSRGEPLAFGDFYLRRALRVLPAFWVVLALYLWLPAFRERPGMQPAWQFLSFGVNLLIDYRHNKAFSHAWSLCVEEHFYLLFPALAWLTTRRAAGWKTGLLAALLIGGGMALRAAVWQASANDGADAWVERIYYPTWMRLDGLFAGVLLAALRAYRPAAWQALQRRAGGLVVLGLGLVAAAIWLSRERLGLQASVFGFPVLSWGLALLVVAGSAEQRWTGRLRVPGAAWLAAASFSLYLTHKAVFGMVSRAYGDALEAHGPLAFAVYAGSALLAGAALHYLVERPGLRLRERWRAPAPTATADPA, encoded by the coding sequence ATGAGCCGACTGCCCGGCCTCGATCTGCTGCGCGCGATCGCGATCGTTTGGGTGATGTTTTTCCATGCCGCCGGAGCCGGACTCGGCTCGCCGTTCATGCCGATGTCGCAGTTCGGCTGGATGGGCGTGGATCTGTTCTTCGTTCTCAGCGGCTATCTGATCGGCTGGCAGGTGCTGCGGCCCTTGAGCCGCGGCGAGCCGTTGGCGTTCGGCGATTTCTATCTGCGGCGCGCGCTGCGCGTGCTGCCGGCGTTCTGGGTGGTGCTGGCCTTGTATCTGTGGCTGCCGGCGTTTCGCGAGCGGCCGGGCATGCAGCCGGCGTGGCAGTTCCTCAGCTTCGGCGTCAATCTGTTGATCGACTACCGGCACAACAAGGCGTTCTCGCATGCCTGGTCGTTGTGCGTGGAAGAGCATTTCTATCTGCTGTTCCCGGCCTTGGCCTGGCTGACGACGCGGCGGGCGGCAGGATGGAAGACAGGGTTGCTGGCCGCATTGCTGATCGGCGGCGGCATGGCGCTGCGTGCCGCCGTCTGGCAGGCGAGCGCGAACGACGGTGCCGATGCCTGGGTCGAACGCATCTATTACCCGACCTGGATGCGCCTGGACGGCCTGTTCGCCGGCGTGCTGCTGGCGGCGCTGCGCGCGTACCGGCCGGCAGCCTGGCAGGCCTTGCAGCGCCGCGCCGGCGGCTTGGTCGTGCTGGGACTGGGGCTGGTCGCTGCGGCGATCTGGTTGTCGCGCGAACGTCTGGGGCTGCAGGCGTCGGTGTTCGGTTTTCCGGTGCTGTCGTGGGGCCTGGCGTTGCTGGTCGTGGCGGGCAGCGCCGAGCAGCGCTGGACCGGGCGCCTGCGCGTGCCGGGCGCCGCGTGGTTGGCGGCCGCCTCGTTCAGCCTCTACCTGACCCACAAGGCGGTGTTCGGCATGGTGTCGCGCGCCTACGGCGACGCCCTGGAGGCGCACGGCCCACTGGCGTTCGCGGTCTATGCCGGCAGCGCCCTGCTCGCCGGCGCCGCGCTGCATTACCTGGTCGAGCGACCGGGCTTGCGCCTGCGCGAACGTTGGCGGGCGCCGGCGCCCACCGCGACCGCCGATCCGGCCTGA